In one window of Macadamia integrifolia cultivar HAES 741 chromosome 2, SCU_Mint_v3, whole genome shotgun sequence DNA:
- the LOC122091250 gene encoding dTTP/UTP pyrophosphatase-like — MATEIKPFKIILGSSSLSRREILAEMGYKFTVMPADIDEKSIRKEKPEELVMALAEAKVLLIAGSWEVGLGMALHFGYPQTRTELHAGSSTSTSHQATPFLS, encoded by the exons ATAATATTGGGATCATCATCTCTGTCTCGCCGGGAAATTCTAGCTGAGATGGGTTACAAGTTCACAGTCATG CCTGCAGACATAGATGAGAAAAGTATTCGGAAGGAAAAGCCAGAAGAATTGGTGATGGCACTAGCTGAGGCAAAG GTCCTGCTTATCGCAGGGTCTTGGGAGGTTGGGTTGGGGATGGCCCTACACTTTGGCTACCCTCAGACTAGAACTGAACTTCATGCTGGCAGCTCAACTTCTACCTCGCACCAAGCAACTCCCTTCTTGAGCTAG